The DNA sequence GAGGGAATGCGCAATGTGGGCGAGCGCATCGCGGACTTCGGTCCCTGGCTGGAGGCCATCGGCGAGGTGATGAAGCGCTTCACCACTGCCGAGTTGCTGTTGCGCCTCGACGCCGTAGGCGTCCCCTTCGGACCGGTTAAAACGGTGCGCGAATTCGCCGAGGATCCGCAGGCCAGGCACAACCGCACCATCTTTGACGCCGAGCATCCCGAAGCCGGCACCATGCGCTATGTGCGTTACCCGGGGCATCTTTCCGCGACGCCCGCCGCCCTCTACCGCCACCCCCCGCGACTGGGTGAGCACAGCCGGGAAGTGTTGCGGGAGGCGGGGTACGGCGACAGCGACATTGAGAAACTGTTACACGACAAGGTGGTCGGCAGCTTCCAGACGCCGGTCACCGAGTCGCGACACAGACCTGCGCTACCCGCGGGTGAAGGCGCCGGAGCGGGCTGATCGTGCAGTTCATTGATCGGCCCGGCTGCGTGTGCGGTACGGCTGCACCTGTCGGTGGACGGTGTGCGGCAGCCCTGATACGCGGAGCGAACGCTCAGACTATGAAGCGACGGTGCCGGGCTCGAGACCAAAAGCCCGGGCCAGCAGTTCGAACGAGTGCAGCCGGTCCCTGAAATGGAAGGTATTGCATACCGCCATCACCTCGTCGGCCCGGTAGCGGCGGGCGAACTCTTCCACCCGCTCGCGCACGGTTTCCGCGGTACCCACCGCGCGGGCCGCTGAAACACCCTGCACAAAGGCGTGCTCCTCGGCACTGAATCGATGTTGCTCCGCTTCCTCGGGCGAGCACACCTGCACCGCGCCGCGTTGGGTCAGGAAGCGGATATAGGTGAGATCGGCCGCGCGCGTCATGGCCTCGGCCTGTTGTGTGGTGTCGGCGCAGAATACGTTCATCGCGATCATCACGCGCGGTTCGCGCTGCAGCACGCCGGGGCGAAAGCGCTGGCGATAAAGCTCCACGATGCGCGGATCGAATTGCGGGTTGATGAACAATGCCACGCTGTAGGGCAGGCCGAGTTCGGCCGCGAGCAGTGCGCTGTCCGCGCTGGTGCCGAGCACCCAGACCGGGATCGATCCGTACGGCGTCGGCCCCACGCGCGGCTTGAAGTCGGGGCTCCACAACGCCTCGGTCAGGGTTTTCACCAGCTGCGGGAAGCGTTCGAATTTCGGGCGTCCGTCAGTAGCCAGCGCGATTGCCGCGTTCATGTCCGCGCCCGGTGCACGGCCCACGCCGAGATCCACCCGTCCGGGATACAGGTTCGACAACACCGCAAAGTTCTCTGCCACCTTGTAGGCGCTGTAATGCGGCAGCATCACGCCGCCCGAGCCGATGCGGATGCTGTGGGTCGCGGCGCCGATTGCCGCCAGCAGCACCTCGGGCGAACTGCCCGCGATCACCGGTGAATCGTGATGTTCCGATACCCAGATGCGGGCATAGCCGAGCTGCTCCACGAAGCGCGCGAGTTGCAGCGTTTCGGCAAGCGCGGTGCGGGCGTCGCTGCCGGCGCGGACGATGGACTGGTCGAGAACGGAAAGCTGCATCGGGTCTGTACCTGGATCGTGAGCGAGGGCGGGTTTGTGCGGCCGCGCCGTGGCGGCCGGCGCAAGAGCATAATGAGGTGCGCACGGCGCGGTGATCAAGACTATTTGATCCGCAACGGCGCACAGCGCACGGCTTATGTGAAAAACTGCCCGCCAGCGCACGGCGGAGCGCTGTTCACGTACTTTTCCATAGTTGGAGGCACCGATGGATATCGTCAGGCAACTGGTCGAGAGCCGACCGGATTTTTTCGCGAACCGATTCGCGCATCTCGAACGGGCGGCGCGGATCAACGATTTCATCCATGCCTCGCCGGGCTCGACCTGGGCGTACATGCTGCTGACCGAGGCGGGACGCATCATCATCAACACCGGTCTCGGCATCGAAGCGGCGATCCACAAGAAAGCCTTCGATGCAGTCTGTGCCGGCCCCACGCCGTATATCGTGTTGCTGCAGGGGCACGTGGATCATCTCGGCGGTGTGAACCGGTTTCGCGAGCCCGGCACCCGGCTCATCGCCCAGCGCAACAACGCGGCGTGCCAGCGCGATGACGAGCGCATCCGCCCGCTGCGCCAGCGCCAGTCCTCGATCTGGTTTGGCGAGCAGATCAAGGATATGGCCCGGCTGGCGGGCCAGCCGGGGGCGGACTTTCACCAGGACCAGCCGTTGCCGGATATCAGTTTCGATGACCGGCTCGAACTCGAACTCGGAGGGCTCAACCTCGAACTGCTGTCGGTGCCAGGCGGTGAAACCATCGACAGCTGCGCGCTGTGGCTGCCCGAGCACGGAATCGTGTTCAGCGGCAACATGTTCGGGCCGCTGTTCCCGCATTTCCCGAATTTCAACACCATCCGCGGCGATCGCTACCGTTTCGTGGAACCCTACCTGGAGTCGCTCGCGCGGGTGCGTGCGCTCGAACCCGAGATGCTGATCCCCGGCCGCTTCGAGCCGGTGGTGGGCAGGGAACTGATCCGCAGCTGCCTCGACCGGCTCGAGGCGGCGGTCCGCCATGTTCACGAGGCAACGCTGGAGGGAATGAACCGGGGCACGGATATCTGGACCCTGATGCGCACCATCGACTTGCCCGAATCGCTGTATGTCGGACAGGGCTACGGCAAGGTGAGCTGGTGCGTGCGCACGATCTGGGAGAGTTATATGGGCTGGTTCAAGGCCGAGGCCACCAGCGAACTCTATCCCACGCAGCCGCGCGAGATCCATGCCGAACTGGTGGCACTTGCCGGCATCGATGCGGTACTCGCGCGCGGCAGCGAAAAACTCGATGCGGGTGACCCCGAGGCCGCCTGTCTGTTTGCCGAGGCGGCGCTGGCGCAGGACCCTCACAACAACATGGCCCTGCAACTGTCGCTCGCCGCGCATCGGGCGCTGCTGGCGCGCTCGGGCGCGAAAAACTTCTGGGAGACCGGGTGGCTGAAGAACGAGATTGCCCGGTTGGAGCGCATGCTCTAGTTCGTGGACCCACGCGAACCCGCTCACAATTGGGAAGCTCACAAGTCCGATCGAGACAACCCGGATTCAGCGTTCAGCCGGGGATGCCCAGCGCAGAGGGCGATTTCGGCAACGTCCCTGCCGAGCGCAAGACAAACGCTCCTCGCCTTGAATACGCTGCACCGTTTCAGCTTGGCGATCAGGCAACCGCTTGTGCTTGTAACGGGTTGCAAAGCTCACCGTGGCAACCGCACGAAAGCAAGCCAATGGCGCCGGAGAGTCGGAAAACGAACGGGGGAAAAGTGGTAGCGACGGGTGGACTTGAACCACCGACCCCAGCATTATGAATGCTGTGCTCTAACCAGCTGAGCTACGTCGCCACGGGGCCGCAATTCTGCGGATTCGGGTCCGAGGTGTCAATGTGCAAACTTGCGTCTTCACTGCATGGCGCAACCGGGATGCTGAGCTCCGCGGTCAGGGTCTGCAGTTGCCACGACTCACGTTTCCAGGTTACGCCGGCTCCATATACAGATAGCGCTGAAACCCACTGAACACCTTTCCGATCTGTTCCGGCCTGCCCAGGTCGGCCACCGCATCCGGAAGCGAGTCGTGATACTTCAACTTCAGCAGCGGCGTCAGCTTCGCCTGATCCAGTTCCTCCACCCCGATCGCCACATAGTGCGACAGCACGAAATCGAGGAACACCTTCTGCCTCGGGTTGAAGACCTCGCTGATGACCGCCATCGCACGATCCACCCGTTCTTCGCGGGTGAGCGGTTCCAGGGCATAGGCCACATGCGCCAGCACATCGAACAGGTCGCTCTTCTCCGCGTCGATGATCTTCTGCATCTCGGCGAGCTGGTCCTTGCCGAAGCCTTTCTCGGCCAGGCCTTCCAGCAGCTTGCGGCGGGTATCCGGCGCGCTCCAGAGCTCCCGCAGTTCGTCTTCGTCGGTGAAGAAATCGGGCAGCTTGCCGAACAGCGCCTCCATGAACTGCTGCGCCGACATCGGTGTGCCATCCGGGTGCCAGAAGCTGGTGACCACCATGTGCTGAATCGTGCGCGACTTGCCATCAGCCAGCTTCACCTTCGCTTTCTTCTTGCAGACGCAGGGACGCTGACCACACTTCAGACACGGGTCTTTCGCGCATTCACAGGGCGACTTGCCGCAGAGATAACAAAGCGGTGGCGGCTCCTTGAAGCAAAGGCACGGCGCCGAATGGCACTTCTCGCAAATCTCCGGCTCAATCGGCTCACCATCCCATTCCGGGTCGCTGAAATGATGATACGCCTTCACGAAGTCGTGGATCGTGAAGTAGTCCTTGCCGTCATAGAGCCGGGTGCCGCGCCCGATGATCTGCTTGAACTCGATCATCGAGTTCACCGGCCGCAGCAGCACGATGTTGCGCACGTTCCGCGCATCCACCCCGGTCGAGAGTTTCTGCGACGTGGTCAGGATGGTCGGAATGTGCTTCTCGTTGTCCTGAAAATCCCGCAGCCATTGTTCGCCCAAGGCCCCATCGTTGGCCGTCACCCGATGGCAATAGTTCGGGTCGGTGCCGGTCTTGATCTGGTTGATCAGATCGCGGATCGCCAGGGCATGATCCTGCGTCGCGCAGAACACCAGCGTCTTTTCCCGCTGGTCGATCAGTGACATGAAAATCTCGACGCGCTTCTTCTCGCGCGCCTTGATCTCGATGATCTTGTTGAAGTCGCTTTCCTCGTAGCGTTTACCGGCCTCGACCTCGCCTTCCACCACAGTGTCGTCTGGCGTATAGACATACTCGTCGAGGCTGGTCGTAATCTGCTTGACGCGGAATGGGGTCAGGAAGCCATCGTTGATGCCGTCCTTGAGCGAATAGATGAACACCGGCTCGCCGAAGTAGGCATAGGTATCGACGTTGTCCTTGCGTTTCGGGGTGGCGGTCAGGCCAAGCTGCACGGCCGGCGCAAAGTAGTCGAGGATGCCGCGCCAGTTGCTTTCGTCGTTGGCCCCGCCCCGATGGCATTCGTCGATGACGATGAAATCGAAGAAATCCGGCGGATACTCGCCGAAATAAGGCGAGGGGTGACCGTCCCTTTGTGGCCCGCTCATAAAAGTCTGGAAGATGGTGAAGAAGATGCTGCCGTTCTTCGGCACCTTGCCCTTCTTGCGGATATCGGCCGGGTCGATTCGCACCAGCGCCTTGTCATCGAAGGCTGAAAAGGCGTTGTAGGCCTGGTCGGCCAGAATGTTGCGGTCCGCCAGAAACAGGATGCGCGGTCGCCGCGTCGGTTCGCCCTCGTTCTTCCCGTCGGCCAGATTCCACCGGCTCTGGAACAACTTCCAGGCGATCTGGAAAGCAATGAAGGTTTTTCCGGTGCCGGTCGCCAGCGTCAGCAGGATGCGCTCCTGCCCGGCCGCAATGGCTGCCAGCACTCGCTCGATGGCGATGTCCTGATAGTAGCGCCCCTGAAAGAATCCGCCCTTGTCCTCGAACGGCACGGACGCAAAGCGATCCCGCCAGGCACTCTTGCTGACGAAGGTGCGCTTCCACAACTCCTCGGGTGACGGGAAGGCGGCAATTTCGCCTTCCACCGCCGTCTGCATGTCGATGCCGTAGATGCCCTGCCCGTTGCTGGCGTAGGTGAAGCGCAGCGCCAGCTTGCCGGCGTAGTCCTTGGCCTGTGCGACGCCCTCGGTCAGCGCCTTGTCCCACGCCTTGGCCTCGACCACTGCCAGCTTGGTATTGCGGTATTCCAGAACGTAGTCGGCAGTGAGCGGCTTGCCGCGCTTGCCCGCCCCTTCCAGGCGCCCGAGCGTGATCGGATACTCGCGCCGGATGCGGCTGCCGTCGACCGCGCCCCAGCCTGCCGCAGCGAGGGCCGGATCGATGTGCTCGGCGCGAGTTTCAGCTTCGTTCATGCGTTCTTCAATACATAGCGGCCGGTCTTGTTGCCGCCGACCTTTTCGACCACGCCGGCATCCAGCAGCGGGCGCAGCAAATCCATCGCCCCTTGCCGCGACACGTCCAGCGCTGCCCAGATCTCTGACGGTGCCATGCCGCCGTGATCACGCAACAGATGCAGCAGTTGTTCCTGGCGTGGACGCAAAATCAGCTTCTCGGCGGAACCCACCTGCACGGTTTGAATTCGCAGCCAGACCCGTTCCAGCGTTTGGCGCAATCCCGCCGCGCAATACTCCAGCCATGCGCTCAAATCATCCCCGGCCTCGGGCACGCCTTGCAACGCCGCATAGTAGGCGGGCCGATCCTCCCAGTAGTACTCGTCCACGGCAAAGATGTGATGCGTGTCGAAGCCTCGCCGGTAGAGTTCCCACAGCGCCAGCGCGCGCCCGGTACGGCCGTTGCCATCGGCGAAGGGATGGATCGCCTCGAAGCGGTAATGCAGGATCGCCGAACTCAGTACGGGCGAGAGCTTTGCCGCCGCGCCATTCCACCATTCCAGCAACTCGAACATCAGCCCCGAAACCGCATCGGATGGTGGCGGACGGTATTGCCCGACGCGAACGTTGATCATTCGGTACTTCCCGGCCTCGCCCTGGTCCATTACCTCGCCGGCCAGAATTCGGTGCAGTTCGAGAATATCCGTATGGCCGGTCTTCTTTTTGCCCGCATGCCTTTCCACGTAGCGCAGCCCGGCGAAATAATTGATCACCTCGCGCTTGGGCCGGGCGCCGGGAG is a window from the Gammaproteobacteria bacterium genome containing:
- a CDS encoding LLM class flavin-dependent oxidoreductase, which translates into the protein MQLSVLDQSIVRAGSDARTALAETLQLARFVEQLGYARIWVSEHHDSPVIAGSSPEVLLAAIGAATHSIRIGSGGVMLPHYSAYKVAENFAVLSNLYPGRVDLGVGRAPGADMNAAIALATDGRPKFERFPQLVKTLTEALWSPDFKPRVGPTPYGSIPVWVLGTSADSALLAAELGLPYSVALFINPQFDPRIVELYRQRFRPGVLQREPRVMIAMNVFCADTTQQAEAMTRAADLTYIRFLTQRGAVQVCSPEEAEQHRFSAEEHAFVQGVSAARAVGTAETVRERVEEFARRYRADEVMAVCNTFHFRDRLHSFELLARAFGLEPGTVAS
- a CDS encoding MBL fold metallo-hydrolase; its protein translation is MDIVRQLVESRPDFFANRFAHLERAARINDFIHASPGSTWAYMLLTEAGRIIINTGLGIEAAIHKKAFDAVCAGPTPYIVLLQGHVDHLGGVNRFREPGTRLIAQRNNAACQRDDERIRPLRQRQSSIWFGEQIKDMARLAGQPGADFHQDQPLPDISFDDRLELELGGLNLELLSVPGGETIDSCALWLPEHGIVFSGNMFGPLFPHFPNFNTIRGDRYRFVEPYLESLARVRALEPEMLIPGRFEPVVGRELIRSCLDRLEAAVRHVHEATLEGMNRGTDIWTLMRTIDLPESLYVGQGYGKVSWCVRTIWESYMGWFKAEATSELYPTQPREIHAELVALAGIDAVLARGSEKLDAGDPEAACLFAEAALAQDPHNNMALQLSLAAHRALLARSGAKNFWETGWLKNEIARLERML
- a CDS encoding DEAD/DEAH box helicase family protein yields the protein MNEAETRAEHIDPALAAAGWGAVDGSRIRREYPITLGRLEGAGKRGKPLTADYVLEYRNTKLAVVEAKAWDKALTEGVAQAKDYAGKLALRFTYASNGQGIYGIDMQTAVEGEIAAFPSPEELWKRTFVSKSAWRDRFASVPFEDKGGFFQGRYYQDIAIERVLAAIAAGQERILLTLATGTGKTFIAFQIAWKLFQSRWNLADGKNEGEPTRRPRILFLADRNILADQAYNAFSAFDDKALVRIDPADIRKKGKVPKNGSIFFTIFQTFMSGPQRDGHPSPYFGEYPPDFFDFIVIDECHRGGANDESNWRGILDYFAPAVQLGLTATPKRKDNVDTYAYFGEPVFIYSLKDGINDGFLTPFRVKQITTSLDEYVYTPDDTVVEGEVEAGKRYEESDFNKIIEIKAREKKRVEIFMSLIDQREKTLVFCATQDHALAIRDLINQIKTGTDPNYCHRVTANDGALGEQWLRDFQDNEKHIPTILTTSQKLSTGVDARNVRNIVLLRPVNSMIEFKQIIGRGTRLYDGKDYFTIHDFVKAYHHFSDPEWDGEPIEPEICEKCHSAPCLCFKEPPPLCYLCGKSPCECAKDPCLKCGQRPCVCKKKAKVKLADGKSRTIQHMVVTSFWHPDGTPMSAQQFMEALFGKLPDFFTDEDELRELWSAPDTRRKLLEGLAEKGFGKDQLAEMQKIIDAEKSDLFDVLAHVAYALEPLTREERVDRAMAVISEVFNPRQKVFLDFVLSHYVAIGVEELDQAKLTPLLKLKYHDSLPDAVADLGRPEQIGKVFSGFQRYLYMEPA
- a CDS encoding Fic family protein, which encodes MAYVPSFTITPALLAQVEQVAALRERIQNAVVDLAWIPALQKDTRTRNVHASTAIEGNPLTLEQVRALEEGRELSTPGARPKREVINYFAGLRYVERHAGKKKTGHTDILELHRILAGEVMDQGEAGKYRMINVRVGQYRPPPSDAVSGLMFELLEWWNGAAAKLSPVLSSAILHYRFEAIHPFADGNGRTGRALALWELYRRGFDTHHIFAVDEYYWEDRPAYYAALQGVPEAGDDLSAWLEYCAAGLRQTLERVWLRIQTVQVGSAEKLILRPRQEQLLHLLRDHGGMAPSEIWAALDVSRQGAMDLLRPLLDAGVVEKVGGNKTGRYVLKNA